In the Desulfobacterales bacterium genome, AGCATTGTCCCAGATGATGTGGACGAGATTGGCGGGCGCTTTACTGGCTGCTGTGGTCAATGAATTCAAGTTCATCAGAATCGCCCCATCACCGTCCAGCACGATCACCTTCCTGTCCGGGCGGGCCATGGCCAGCCCCAGGCCGATGGAGGACGCCATGCCCATGGAGTTCCACATGTAAAAATTGGCCTTGCGCTTTTGGGCGGCGGTGAACAGGTCGTATTTCGGATTGCCGCAGGATGCGATAATCGGTTCGTCGGAAAGCTGCGCCACCAGGTAGCGGGTTGCTTTAAGCCGGTTGATCATTTTTCATCCTTCCATCCCATCAGAGCGGTGGACAGAATCACCGCAACCGGCTGCTCGGCGGTGAAGGCCGTTTTAATTGCGCCGCCTATGATGGTTTCCAGTTCATCTTCACGGTTCACGGTATAGTGCTGGATTCCCAGCGCCCCGAGGATGCTGCGAAGGGCTTTTCCCATAACGACATGGCAGGCGTTAAACTCCCCCAACTCGCCCCGCTGGCTGATCAGCATCAGGAACGGAATCTGGTAGGGAATGGCCAGCGACGCCAGGGCATTGACGCAGTTGCCCAGTCCGGCGCCCTGCATCATCAGGACACCATATCTTCCCCCCAGATATTCCCCGGTGATGATGCCGATGCCTTCTTCTTCCCGGGCCAGGGTCGTGAAATGAAAATACGGGTCTTTTTCAGCCGCTTTCAGAATCCGACCGATAACGGAATCCGGTACAAATGATATGGAGCGGATATCATTGGCTTTCAGCAAAGAAACAATTTTACGGGGCCACTCCAATTTTTCCCCCTTTTGCAGGTAGTTGGATAGTTTTTGCCGTTTATCTAACATGGCGCCCGGCCCGCTGTCAATTGAGGACACCGCCCGGGCCGGCGTATACGGGTAATTTTCAGCCGTTCGGGCAGACCTCGATTCCTTAACAGTTCATTCGTTTCATGGGCTGCATTGCGTTATAGAATCTTTCTGCCCTCAGGTGTCAGGAAACCGTAGGCTTGCAGCGGCATACCTGCTGTGGCCTTGAAATGTTCCAGCAACAGTTCAACCGTCCAACCGCCCGGCATGACAGCGGTCTTCGCGTGATGCGTGTGCTCGCAGATGGCCAGCCGGGGGCCGTCTATACAGATGAACTGGCCGTTGATCCAGTACGCCTGATCACTGGCCAGGAACACCACCAGCGGCGCTGCTTCCTCGGGTTTGAAATACCCCAGGTCGGCGTCAGTAGGCGGCCGCTCGTTTCGTACAAGGGCTGCCTGAATAATCTCCCGGGCGCCCTC is a window encoding:
- a CDS encoding thiamine pyrophosphate-dependent enzyme, with the translated sequence MINRLKATRYLVAQLSDEPIIASCGNPKYDLFTAAQKRKANFYMWNSMGMASSIGLGLAMARPDRKVIVLDGDGAILMNLNSLTTAASKAPANLVHIIWDNAQYQITGGQPTHTGGKADIAAVARGAGFQKALTVKTFTAFKEALSRILSQSGPWVLVAKTDSTQAPGRPPKSPVFIKNQFMDALGKP
- a CDS encoding thiamine pyrophosphate-binding protein, with translation MLDKRQKLSNYLQKGEKLEWPRKIVSLLKANDIRSISFVPDSVIGRILKAAEKDPYFHFTTLAREEEGIGIITGEYLGGRYGVLMMQGAGLGNCVNALASLAIPYQIPFLMLISQRGELGEFNACHVVMGKALRSILGALGIQHYTVNREDELETIIGGAIKTAFTAEQPVAVILSTALMGWKDEK
- a CDS encoding SDR family NAD(P)-dependent oxidoreductase, with product MAIVTGSGTGLGRAYALGLAQAGAKVVVNSRTAGNVAGVVEEIRKAGGTAQGCAVSVASMEGAREIIQAALVRNERPPTDADLGYFKPEEAAPLVVFLASDQAYWINGQFICIDGPRLAICEHTHHAKTAVMPGGWTVELLLEHFKATAGMPLQAYGFLTPEGRKIL